In the genome of Thunnus albacares chromosome 16, fThuAlb1.1, whole genome shotgun sequence, the window tctaagaaattataacgggcgtttttttaactcatttgacattttacagacaaaacgattaatcgataatgaaaataatttcttGCAGCTCTAACTGATAGTTTCTGCAGTGAATAAAGAGTTTCTTACATTCAGCTCTGAGTCCTGGTGAGTCAAACTGGCTGCAGGAGAAACCGAActctaaaagacaaaacaaaacatctcgTTCACCTTCATCAATTTCAACTCAAACTTTCACAGACAGTTTCTTATTAAATAATCACACAGCCTTTGTGAAGATGAGCGGTTGTTGTGTGCCAGTCTAGTTTCAGGGACTCACAGAGCTCGGGAGGATGCCGATCGCGTCCACTTTGACCTTCCCAGAAATGAGCAGAGTGTCGACCCGCTCCAGGTCCAGTCTGTGTTTATACTCCAGCATGTGAGCTCCGTTCACAGCCACCTGCAGCCCGACAAACACACAACGATCTGATTAGTTCCAGTTAAAAAGCTGCTCGTTGTCACCACACGACAGCAACACTGAAGGAAGAATCTGTgatacaaatgtaaacaaaagagCTTTAAAGAgaactccagtgatttagtttattattattttattgttgttaattaTTGGATCAGATAACCTGACTTCATTCTCTAGTTTGAGTCAAATTCCCAAAAaaactggatcctacatttcccataatgcaactggaCGTCTTTCATTATGCTACAATCCACTGCAAGTCGGTAGTTCCAAGTCAGTATTCCCGActtatttgattgattttatttgacaattTAATTTTACAGCTCTGCTGTGGCGTTGAGTGCTGATataaaaggaaaagtcaggataACACAATAAAGCCCGCAGGCTTATTTCCTCTGTGGTCCCTCTGGGGAtggattggggggggggggggggggtcaagaTGGCGGATATGACGAGGCAAGAATGACACAgcacattaatgaaaataataataaaatacactCAGCAAGTTTTTCGCTGTATTAACAACATCGATCATTACCTCAGCGCCACTCCATTAATAAAACCAATTAAAAATCTCGTACATCTAACGTAAATACATCAGTAAATCTAAATGTGTCCTGGTGCATctgcttgaaaaaaaacatggacgGAAAATTTAAAGTTGAAACGTTTTGAGAAAAACGTgatatttcaagaaaaaaaccTGGTTAAGTTTTAATATTGTGAGAAAAACTTTGTAATATTATGAACATAATTTTTTGGGAAAAgagctgtaatatgagaatataaattgtaaatattacGAGAAGACCGTCataatatttcaagaaaaaagttcattttaagACTAAAGATGTAACTATGAAAAAAGTGGTAATATTTTAAGAATAATTCATATTAGAAACGTAATATTCCGTCGTGGTAAACAGGTGAGAACAGTCAGATTTTAAGTgtcaataacaaaacacaacttaTCTGATTTGACTATTACTGACCCCAACGAAtagtaaactgatgtttaactgtaaaatcagtggatttctttaatgttttcagattctgtcaatgtttgtttacatcagtaatgtttgtaaacacagcaaacaaacaggctgatgtcatcaaggtttttcttctctgatcACATGTGAGACTCTTCATACCAGATGAGTCAGCCATGTTGTTCCTGCAGCTGCTCGTCTCTCACCTTGAACGTGTCCTTGAGGACGAGGATGATGAGTTCGAACGTGGCCCCGGCAGCGAAGGGCATCTCGTACAGGATCTCCTCTTTGCCCCAGCGCTCCTTCTCCAGCGTGTTGCAGACGATGCTCTTCTTGTTGAACCTCGGGTTGAAGTGAAAAGCCACGTCGGCCCTCGGCGTCACGCTGCTGCCGCACGTGAAATCTAGCTGGAACCTGCGAGACAGCGCAGAGGGCAGCAGGTGAGCTACTGAAGCAGAGCGCTGACGGAGCGACAGGCAGGAAGGAGAGGtgtgtttttatggttttgtgtTGTGAGTTCACACCTGTCAGCTTTAGGCGGCACAGAGCCCTGAACGAGAACCATCTCCCCCGGCAACAGACCGCCCAGGATCGTCCCGGCGAAGGGGATCGCCTGTGGAGGAAGTCCGGAAAGTTAAGTTAACTTTTCAGTGATTGAGACAAAACTGAACAGCTGGAAACATCTGCTGAGATCCAAGAAGATTCAggagaaacattttaaagctttttaaatcaacaataaaaattaCTGTTTAACGAGACGCAGCtctgaaaacagtttaaaatcatATCTGGACTCCTGAGAGATAAAACCAACAGCAGGAAGCTTCAGTTACATTTACTGAGATGCTGAACACGGATGtcactttatacttctactgttttttcccccaaaggTTAATATTTCCCTTATTACCTTCTTACCAATACAAGTAAATAAACCTGCATCGTGTTACTGGAGCTGTATTAAACTTTTAGGTGGCAAAAATGAGCTGTTGACCCCCGTGCACTGTGAATATATTAGTTAGTGATCAGTCAGTAATTAATTAGTTCTTACTTGATTAAGCACAATTTTATTTAGTAAAATGTAACAAAGGATTATTTCtaagaattattttcattatcggtTAATCTTTTGATCAATAAAACGTCagtaaactgtgaaaaatgtccaagttgataaatgtattttcatattttaactgTTAAACTGTCTGCTCTTTCCTTTGAAGAAGTTGTTAAGCACTTGGAGTTGCATTTTGTGTATGAAAGGTGATATAAAATAAcgtttattatcatcattattgatttattttaacatctttttttcagatgtttaattactgtcatagaagaaagagaaaagaatcaGTGAATATTCACATGTGTAAAGCTAGAACATGTTAattgttttgctttaaaaaacaaataattaatagATAATTAAAAGACCTTAAAGCTTTAACTGTGATATCTGTGTTACTGCTTTGTCTTGTGGGAGAGATCATGTATCTTGGTTAaatcaatatataaataactctaaaagaagaagaagagcttcAGGATCAGGTGATAAAGCAGCTGTTTCTTTAAAGGCCAAACTTGATTTTCTGTTTAACTCCTGAACATCTGGAACAGTCGCCCTCGTTTTAATCCAGCTTTGTTCTCTACGTTTATATCTGAGAGCTGCTGTAGTTATCAGTTATTTTACAGCTGAGAGGAAATTAGTAGTAAGTAACAAAGCACATATACTCAAGTATTGTGCTTAGGTACAATTTTTCCTTCGACCATTTTGATTTGATCATTGTAGTCAGAAAAGACGATACAACGTTTTAAAGAGCAGTTTACTGTTTCATATGTtaactgtttcattttaaagtgaAGTCTGACAGGAATTCAATTCTCAACATGGCACCAAAAAGATTAAACAGAACTAAACTCCATAAGAAATTAGAGCTATTTTAAATTCCCTGCGTGTCTATGAGATACTGATCCGCAAAATAACTAAATCTTAGACGGTTCACAAACTAATAGGAACCCTTCTTACATTCGGCCTACGTGAAATACACCAGATTAGGAtcatatacaaataaattacGTGTAATTAAGAGTCCTCCTCTATTATTCGTCCACTAAATAGCGTATTAAAGTAGCAAACTTAGCCGAAATAAAGTTATATAGTCGGTGTGGTGTATGTTGAATTTACCAGGAAATCCTACTTAATAGATACAACTACTTAAGTCGTGTTATATAAGAAACTTTCACgttaaatattcattattttgtgcAACTGATGCAACGAATGTCGAGCGCTTAGCTGAGATGCTAGCTAGCCTTCCCGCTGTCATATCATCGATAAATTACCAATTTAACGGTCATGACAACAATGAAAATGAGTGCAAACAATTGACTGTGTGTAAGATATAAACAGAAGGCATCTCACCGGGTTTAAAAACGTTTGTTTCGGGTTTGAAATGGACATACTGCAGCAGAGTAACAGAGATCCGTGgctactttgttttatttacttccTCATCTGACGTCAGCAAGGATGGCGGTTACAAGGATGAGACAAGGGAGGGTGAAAACTTGATAAACATTACGGGTCCAAGggatataaatgtgttttttttttcaaatcaccTAAAGATATTTTACACCGCCTCTACGTAACATTAGTTAACTCCTGTTTTTACTGTTAATACGCAGGGTCATGCACGTAGTCTGCTCCGGCATGATGACGTAGCTGTCCGCTCCTGGTAGTCTGAGCGTTGATTCAGTTAAGTTTCAGTTTCCAGTCTTATGAGTCCAATAATGATTAATTGACCATGACCTAGTTTACAGCAACTCATGActtgttttatctttatctccCAAAAACAAGTCAGCAggatttttaacatgaaaagttcatatatttaaaaaaggacaagttcacaacttttcaagtctgtcttaaaacaagtcaggtgtccatatgaacactgaaaggttttcctcactgtaatcattcctcctgttcatactgactatttacagtcttttagcatcaaattccctctttgtgtttgcattatgaaggaatcttctgatggtcagtatgaacaggaggaatgattacagcaagaaaaacaggtttcaatgtttatttgggctcctgactgttgttttaagacttggaaaattgtgaacttttataggccacacacacacccctaatcaattaatcaagaaaattaattattaatgataataatcattactGGAAACAGCTGGTCCAAAAGACAAAATCCACCtgccaacacctctaaagctcactcattgacatgttatatctcatttgctTAATCTGtacaacaaatgtaaaaatgacaagttgtagTTTTATGTTTGGTTGCATGTTGGACTACTTCTTAGTCGGGAGCAGAAACCTCAAGAAACAAAATAaacgtatttcccaaaatgtcataTCTTCTCAGCTGTGTTAAAACAAGTTAACAAGCTGTAATAAACTGAACCGAGGCCtccacaaacacagtaaatgtGACTTTATTACAAAAAACACTAAACCATTCTGTACAAATTTAAACTAAAAAACACCATATTACATAAGTAGATagattttataaaacaaaactctACAAAGTTAGTTTacatacaaaagaaaacaaaaataaaaccagagtTCTGATCCAAACGTTACAGTTATCTGTTAACAGCAGTTATCCAGATAAATCAATACGTCTGATTAGTTTGGACAGATCTCTGGGCTGCAGTGCCCTTATCTGTATTCTGACTGGCTGAAAAGCTCATTTATTAACTTAACCACCTGTAAGCGAACAGCCAGCATCCTGAGATGCATAAAATAGGTCCTTAGTCCTTTACAATAGTGACAGTTCAGAGTCAACGCTCCTCTCAGGAGGAGCAGCACCGACGAGTCAAAGTCTCAAGAATCAACTTCTGACTGAAATGTATGTCTGAGTGTTGGTCCGTCCACCTCGGTCCTCAGAAGTCTGCGTCCAGCCTGAAGGTGTTGTCTGTGGGGCCGGACATCACGCCCATCCTCTGGTACTCGCCCACACGCTTCTCAAAGAAGTTGGTCTTTCCCTCCAGAGAGATGTTCTCCATGAAGTCGAAGGGGTTCTCCACCCGGTAGATCTACAGAGACACAAGAGTTTAGTGTTCTTTGTTAGGTTTGACTGAAGGCTGAAAAACATGGAGGTAAAATACAGATTTATCCTGTTTGTTCAGGCtgcatttctgtaattttgctttcttgttttattctgttcacACAAgatctatttcctgtctgtctgctgttgctcttcctgaggtttcttccatttttcattcaggtttttatttatttattttaaaaaagggagTTATTCCTTATGtcaagggtctaaggacagaagATGCTGTATTGCTATACAGATTGTAAATCTCCCTGAGGGAAATGAAAATTTACTCAACGTGGAGGCTGTCAATTTTTGGGCCAATTCATGTCCTGAATatcaggaaacaggaaaaacataccaacaattatttgattCAAGCTACTTTGAAGTTGTTAAATCATTATATAAAAATCTATATAATCACAGAAGTTTCATATAATTTTCTTCCATCAGAATTTCATTTTTAGGTTGTGACACAGTTTATGGTTTAAAGGTTGTGAGCCGTTTAACTGAAGTGATTTTTACTTCTTGGATTTGTCTTATCTGAAGgattgttatttaaaaaaacaaagtaagacACAATGTTCTGtggcagtttgtgtttttttcttatcttaaACCAGCTTTAATGATTGAGAAAGTGTGTGATGACGTTCTGCTCAGACAGGCGTCTGTTTCGTGCTGCTGCTCGTCTGTCAGTGAACCACTCGTCCTCTGATCAGAGCGTCTGCAGCAGCACTCAGCCCCCATCACTGGCTGAGGTCCGTACCCCTGCGCTGCTCATCATCACAGACGTGTTTTGTCTCCGacttaaagatattcagtttactgtcagaggaCAGGTCATATAGGAGGTGACAGTTGACTGCGTTGACAACtaattttaattgattaattgactgattgcagctataagtgtattttccatAATGTCAAACTTTTGCTTTAACACCGAAGAGTCTTTGTtcctttattttctgtcagttaatatatagaaaattaattaataacaatATTAGTCGTCATTTTAAGTTACAAACACCAAATTTGTGGAcatcagcttcttaaatgtgagaatttgtgACATAATCtaaatatttatcattatttaactgactaatcgttgcagctctacagtccAGTTAAAGTCTTTGTTTGGGACTTTGTTAGACGTTGTTACCTTTGAGAAGCCGAGCTCCAGCATCAGTCTGTCGGCTACAAACTCGATGTACTGCTTCATCAGCTCACAGTTCATCCCGATCAGCTTCACCGGCAGAGCCTCTGTCAGGAACTCCTGAACACAAAGAGTTGAAGGATGTGAGCGAAAGACCAGACAGACATGCTGACATCATCACGTTCATGTGCTCGTGTCGCCGCTGACCCACCTGTTCGATCTCCACGGCGTTCCTGATGATGCTGGTGACGGTTTCTGCGGATGGTTTGTTCAGCAGATGTTTGAACATCAGACAGGCGAAGTCGCAGTGCAGACCCTgaaagcagcaacacacacagtcagaccaCCGCACGCTTTAACAGCATCGAGGCGACGTGTCATGTTTGTCAGCTTCCTGTGGAAGACTCACCTCGTCTCTGCTGATGAGCTCGTTGGAGAAGGTCAGGCCAGGCATCAGGCCTCTCTTCTTCAGCCAGAAGATGGCAGCGAAGGAACCAGAGAAGAAGATTCCCTCCACGGCAGCGAAGGCCACCACACGCTCTCCTGGAGTGGAGGAACAACAGTGATGATCAATACCCGATTTGTGATCAATATCAGACCTGATCATCCAGGAACATGAACTACATGTGGAGTCTCAGTGAACTTGTTTACCGTAGTTGGCGCTCTTGTTGCCGATCCAGTTGATGGCCCAGTCGGCCTTCTTCTTCACACACGGCAGAGTCTCCACGGCGTTGAAGAGGTATTCTCTGAGGGTCAGTAAACACACCGTCACACAACAATTCAGCAAACACACCATCACACAACAGGTCAGCAAACACACCGTCAGACTACAGCAGCTCACCTCTCTTTGGCGTCCTTGATGTAGGTGTCGATGAGGAGGCTGTACATCTCTGAGTGGATGTTCTCCATGGCGATCTGGAAACCATAGAAACATCTGGCCTCTGTCACCTGCACTTCCTGGGTGAAGCGCTCCACCTGGTGGTCACAGAGGACAAGAACAAGATGAGAAAACAGGCAAACAGTAAAAATGGATCAATAATCAGTCCTGGTGACATGTTTATGGACAGTAGTGAGTCGGAGGTGCTCACCAGGTTCTCGTTGACGATGCCGTCGCTGGCGGCGAAGAAAGCCAACACATGAGAGATGAAGTACCTCTCCTCATCCTTCAGAGACTCCCAGTGCTGCAGGTCCTTCGACAGATCCACCTGAACAAACACATGACATCAATATCCCATCATGCAACAGCTGCTGGctataaaaactgttttatacCAACTACAAGCTGTGATGCCTGAGTGGCTGGCGTTCATGTTTACCTCCTCTGCGGTCCAGAAAGAGGCCTCGGCCTTCTTGTACATCTGCCAGATGTCATGGTACTGGATGGGGAAGATGACGAAGCGACGAGGGTTTTCCTTCAGCAGCGGCTCttcctcactgctgctgctcttcttcACGGCTTTGggctgggagaaaaaaaaaaaaagacacaagaacgtaaactacaaaactacaaactgtCTGAGgtcaaataaacaagaaaacacaatttaGGGCTGCAAGGTTTAATtgattctcttgttccagcttctcaaacatgaCAATTTGCCAGTTAGTACTCGATGATATATTCACACTCCACTATCCATCTATTTATCTGGTTAATTAtagtctttaaaaaaacaaaacaaaacaaaacaaaacagaaaaacagtgagATCTAGGAATTTGCCCATCAAGGCAGTTAAGTTATCTCTAATGGAGAATCTTGTAgatcaaaatgttaaaaaaataaataaaataaataactatctatctacctatatatatacacatatatatatttatttatttccaccGCACGTGTATTTTCTCTTAGATAAAGATTATAAAACTCTAAATCTTTGCAGTGTTAATACACAATTTGGACAATTCTGACATTTGGTTGCAAGCAAAGAAAAAGCTTTCACACATTTGTGAAAGAAATAACTATAATTCCTGCAGCATTTATCAACATTGAGACAGTTTAACATGTAAATATCAGCTGCAGTGCGTGGTTGAACAGTAATAGTGGTACCGGTAGTGACAGCTGATTGTTGTCTATGTTGGCGCCAGAACCGGCATTTTAGGCGCCACatggacacagaaaaacaccacaaactgTCCATCATTTagtttaacacaaacacagacagcgtGTTTAACAAGTCAGCTTCAAATCTTGAAGCTTTCAGCAGATTCTGACTCACTTACCGTAGCATCGTCGAAGATTTTACGCGCGGTTTTGGACGCCAAGATGCGGGTGTTGTTCAGGCTGGGAGGCTGAAAGGTCAAAGAGAAGATATTAGTGATCAATAACTAGTTTCAGTCCTTCATTAATACGTTTTAGTTGATCACAGCAGCCAAAGGAAACCCTGATTAAATCTGGATCAACGAGCTGCGGGACTGAGTTGGTCGAGAAACGACTTCCGAGAGTTTTAACTTACAAACAACCTGAATATTCGCTTAAATCCGCCGTTTAACGTTTTAACATCAAACGTCAAACATGAGTGTTTCGGTCAGTTTGGTCTCACCGTGTTTTCTTTGTCCAGCGACATGTTGTTGATCTCGCTGCTGAGTTTGTTCTCATTCTTGACGGAAAGTGGAGAGCGAGCAGAAAGCATTTTGATTTCCTCAAGTTTAGACggacagaataaataaaaatataagttAAGAAGTTAAAAGtagaagtaaaaaaagaaactagAGGATCTAAACCAACTggcagcagacagaaacagaacagagacTGAAGCGCTTTTTCTTGTCCGCTCGCCTTTTTATTGAAATCTTGGCGCTAGAATACAGTGAACCAATAGAAACGCAGCTCGTGCTGGCTCTTT includes:
- the lgals8a gene encoding galectin-8, whose protein sequence is MSISNPKQTFLNPAIPFAGTILGGLLPGEMVLVQGSVPPKADRFQLDFTCGSSVTPRADVAFHFNPRFNKKSIVCNTLEKERWGKEEILYEMPFAAGATFELIILVLKDTFKVAVNGAHMLEYKHRLDLERVDTLLISGKVKVDAIGILPSSSSVSPAASLTHQDSELNTITSSSGDMSVPFRGELVKGLSNRRNITIKGQTNQNAASFGVNLRVSGGSDIALHLNPRLKKRVFIRNSFLSGCWGPEETQLESSFPFAAGQYFEMIILCDSQQFRVAVNGFHQLDYKHRVQDLSCITQLEVVGDVTLQDVKLL
- the LOC122965731 gene encoding ribonucleoside-diphosphate reductase subunit M2; protein product: MLSARSPLSVKNENKLSSEINNMSLDKENTPPSLNNTRILASKTARKIFDDATPKAVKKSSSSEEEPLLKENPRRFVIFPIQYHDIWQMYKKAEASFWTAEEVDLSKDLQHWESLKDEERYFISHVLAFFAASDGIVNENLVERFTQEVQVTEARCFYGFQIAMENIHSEMYSLLIDTYIKDAKEREYLFNAVETLPCVKKKADWAINWIGNKSANYGERVVAFAAVEGIFFSGSFAAIFWLKKRGLMPGLTFSNELISRDEGLHCDFACLMFKHLLNKPSAETVTSIIRNAVEIEQEFLTEALPVKLIGMNCELMKQYIEFVADRLMLELGFSKIYRVENPFDFMENISLEGKTNFFEKRVGEYQRMGVMSGPTDNTFRLDADF